The nucleotide sequence CTTGGCATTCATTGGGCCCGTTTCTTTGTGGGTCCAGGCAGTGTTAATAGGGCCGGGGCAAACGCAGTTGGCGCGCACACCGTGCTTGGCTTGTTCGGTGGAAACCCCTTTCATAAAAGCATGGTTGAATGCTTTCGTGCCGCCGTAGGGTGTGTTTTCCGCAATGCCCATCCAGCCAGCTTCCGAGCCAGCCGTTACGATGTTGCCACGTGTTTTCTGCAGCTCCGGTAGCGCGGCCCGCGTCATCATGAACGTGGAGTAAATGTTGTTCTTAATCATGTACTCGAATGCGTCTACTGGGTAGTCTTCGAGCACGGAGGTGGCTGGAAACACACCGGCATTGTTGATCAGAATATCCAGCTTACCGAAATCATCAACAGCCAGCTGCACGCACTCTTCGGCGCTTTGCTGATGCGAAATGTCGCCCAGGTAGCCGATGGCTTTACCACCCTGCATCTGGATTTCGTCGACCACTTTGCGTACGGGGTCACTTTCCAGCCCCACTACTACCACGGCCGCTCCTTCGTTGGCAAACTTCTTACAGATGGCTTCGCCAATACCCGAACCGCCACCCGTTACAATGGCTACTTTTCCTTCAAGTCTTCTTTTCATAGCAGATAGGTCGATGTGAGGTACTTCAAAACAGGGCGACTCGTCTGCTGCACAACCTTGCGTCGGCAGGCACCAGCACACCCCAAAAAAGTAACGACATCCGGCACCGAGAGTTACTGACGACCTTACCTGCAAACAACTTTTTCGCCATTGAGGCCACGCAATGCGTACGTACCGGCACTGACTTCCCCGAATCATGCACGCTGCTCTACCCCCACCCCTTGTTCCCCTGACCACCTCCCGCCTCGTGCTTCGGCCCTATCAGCCCACCGACAAGGCGGTGTTCTTTGCAGTACTCGACCAAAACCGTCGTCGTCTGGAAGCTGCATTTCCGGCGCGTGTCGCCGCCGTACAGACCTTGTCTGATGCCACGCGCACCCTAGCACAGTTTGCACACGATTGGCAGTCGGGGCGCCTCTACGTGCTGGGCATCTGGCACCGTGAGACGGACGCGTACCTCGGTGATATTAGTTTACGCCCTAGCTGGCAATCCCCGTTAAGTGCAGAAATAGGGTATTATTTAGCAGCGGAGGCCGAAGGCCACGGGTACGCCCGCGAGGCACTGGCGGCGGCAGTGCAATTTGGGTTTGGCGAACATCTACGGGCTCACCACCTAACGCTTCGGTGCCG is from Hymenobacter tibetensis and encodes:
- a CDS encoding SDR family NAD(P)-dependent oxidoreductase, which gives rise to MKRRLEGKVAIVTGGGSGIGEAICKKFANEGAAVVVVGLESDPVRKVVDEIQMQGGKAIGYLGDISHQQSAEECVQLAVDDFGKLDILINNAGVFPATSVLEDYPVDAFEYMIKNNIYSTFMMTRAALPELQKTRGNIVTAGSEAGWMGIAENTPYGGTKAFNHAFMKGVSTEQAKHGVRANCVCPGPINTAWTHKETGPMNAKMEKQNVDGPPLGRRGTPEEVANVYLFLASDEASYVTGALFFVDGGITNSKGTPGAEVPSHLRREPEGELNLKHAKDGNTKIREEAAGTMVITD
- a CDS encoding GNAT family N-acetyltransferase: MHAALPPPLVPLTTSRLVLRPYQPTDKAVFFAVLDQNRRRLEAAFPARVAAVQTLSDATRTLAQFAHDWQSGRLYVLGIWHRETDAYLGDISLRPSWQSPLSAEIGYYLAAEAEGHGYAREALAAAVQFGFGEHLRAHHLTLRCRRNNPRSLAVAEAVGFRPVTTTRRRLWPLRVKDSDIMHYRLEPTSL